In the Mya arenaria isolate MELC-2E11 chromosome 11, ASM2691426v1 genome, one interval contains:
- the LOC128209310 gene encoding sodium-coupled monocarboxylate transporter 1-like isoform X2 — MNLLPVALSLVVTFQSAISVLGVPMEHYIYDTMTNYMFVAIMIANAIQALVLVPLLYPLRLTSTYEYFGRRFKSRAGQLLGTIMGMLQTLLYMAIVLLAPALALEAVAGIPLWLSIVVVGIIGTFYTSIGGIRTVIWTDVFQFIILYAGLVVILILGINKVGGVNRLGEIAVAGDRVNFSTTDPDPRVRHTVWGLLIGGMFNWLPNCCNQSAVQRICSMRSVRDAKMSCLLNIPLIVIYGVVLSLVGLLLYAYFTLEQCDPYLSGAISNNNQLVPYFVMRVFHNVPGLAGIFIAALFSGALSSLSSGINSMSANTLQDLLVDVLKDAQQYKKTMIAKLVVLVYGALAVGLAYLARSMAGPVTQIAVTAMGAAGGPMVGILFLGATFPQANWIGAFAGGIIGIVVNMWVAIGSVLYGNKAPKSLPVSIEGCIAQNLTSFATFNLTNTESTVTNFTTTESVQQSMHLAIYDLSYMYFGLLGFLVTFIFGLFISLCSGMDREDPTEEEYIFPCLRGFWRVGYIASSKPPTFTVIKTKTEKVDHQETIAPIKGLEMTRWYNNRNTAITE, encoded by the exons ATGAACCTACTTCCGGTCGCCTTGTCGCTCGTCGTCACCTTCCAGTCAGCTATATCCGTGCTTGGAGTTCCGATGGAACACTATATTTATGA CACGATGACAAACTACATGTTTGTGGCAATAATGATTGCGAACGCCATCCAGGCCCTCGTCTTGGTGCCGCTTCTTTACCCGCTACGGCTCACCAGCACTTACGAG TATTTTGGTCGACGTTTCAAGTCGAGAGCTGGTCAGTTGCTTGGAACCATCATGGGGATGCTCCAAACG TTACTCTATATGGCCATTGTCCTGCTTGCACCAGCATTAGCCCTCGAAGCAG TCGCAGGCATTCCGCTATGGCTGTCGATAGTTGTTGTGGGTATCATTGGGACGTTTTACACTTCCATA GGTGGTATAAGGACAGTGATATGGACAGATGTCTTCCAGTTCATTATATTGTATGCCGGACTAGTCGTTATTCTCATATTG GGAATAAACAAGGTTGGTGGCGTGAACCGTTTGGGAGAGATCGCTGTCGCAGGAGACCGAGTAAATTTTAGCAC AACCGACCCGGACCCCCGAGTTCGGCACACGGTCTGGGGTCTCCTGATTGGCGGAATGTTCAACTGGTTACCGAACTGCTGCAACCAGTCAGCCGTACAGAGAATCTGCTCCATGAGATCCGTCAGGGATGCTAAAAT GTCGTGCCTGTTGAACATCCCTCTTATTGTGATTTACGGAGTTGTGCTATCCCTGGTGGGTCTCTTGCTGTATGCCTACTTCACACTTGAGCAATGCGACCCCTACCTATCAGGGGCTATATCAAACAATAACCAG CTGGTCCCATATTTCGTGATGCGAGTGTTTCACAACGTTCCCGGCTTAGCGGGAATATTCATAGCAGCCTTGTTCAGTGGAGCGCTCAG CTCGCTGTCTTCAGGCATCAATTCCATGTCAGCGAATACGCTACAAGATCTTCTGGTGGATGTTTTAAAGGATGCTCAACAGTACAAGAAGACAATGATTGCAAAACTCGTTG TATTGGTGTATGGTGCACTTGCTGTTGGACTGGCGTACCTCGCTCGGTCAATGGCTGGACCTGTCACGCAG ATAGCTGTGACTGCGATGGGCGCGGCCGGTGGACCAATGGTCGGTATCCTTTTTCTTGGAGCAACGTTTCCACAAGCAAATTGGATA GGAGCGTTTGCGGGAGGAATCATAGGTATTGTTGTGAACATGTGGGTCGCTATTGGCTCCGTCCTCTATGGAAACAAGGCGCCGAAATCTCTTCCTGTTTCAATAGAAGGTTGCATAGCACAAAACCTGACATCATTTGCGACGTTCAACCTGACCAATACAGAGTCCACTGTTACAAACTTTACGAC GACTGAAAGTGTTCAACAAAGCATGCACTTAGCTATTTATGATCtctcatacatgtattttggaTTACTTGGATTCCTCGTCACTTTTATTTTTGGCCTTTTCATCAGCTTGTGCTCAG GTATGGATCGAGAAGACCCAACGGAGGAGGAATATATATTTCCATGCCTCCGAGGGTTCTGGAGAGTCGGCTACATTGCATCCTCAAAACCACCAACGTTCACTGTCATCAAAACG AAAACAGAAAAAGTGGACCATCAAGAAACAATAGCTCCCATTAAAGGCCTGGAAATGACTCGATGGTACAATAATAGAAATACTGCAATTACCGAGTGA
- the LOC128209310 gene encoding sodium-coupled monocarboxylate transporter 1-like isoform X1, producing MSSTDDQTFHVVDYIIMVLFLVISTTIGLYFGFYKKQRTTEEYLLGGRKMNLLPVALSLVVTFQSAISVLGVPMEHYIYDTMTNYMFVAIMIANAIQALVLVPLLYPLRLTSTYEYFGRRFKSRAGQLLGTIMGMLQTLLYMAIVLLAPALALEAVAGIPLWLSIVVVGIIGTFYTSIGGIRTVIWTDVFQFIILYAGLVVILILGINKVGGVNRLGEIAVAGDRVNFSTTDPDPRVRHTVWGLLIGGMFNWLPNCCNQSAVQRICSMRSVRDAKMSCLLNIPLIVIYGVVLSLVGLLLYAYFTLEQCDPYLSGAISNNNQLVPYFVMRVFHNVPGLAGIFIAALFSGALSSLSSGINSMSANTLQDLLVDVLKDAQQYKKTMIAKLVVLVYGALAVGLAYLARSMAGPVTQIAVTAMGAAGGPMVGILFLGATFPQANWIGAFAGGIIGIVVNMWVAIGSVLYGNKAPKSLPVSIEGCIAQNLTSFATFNLTNTESTVTNFTTTESVQQSMHLAIYDLSYMYFGLLGFLVTFIFGLFISLCSGMDREDPTEEEYIFPCLRGFWRVGYIASSKPPTFTVIKTKTEKVDHQETIAPIKGLEMTRWYNNRNTAITE from the exons ATGAGCTCTACGGACGATCAAACTTTTCACGTTGTGGATTACATAATTATGGTTCTATTCTTAGTAATATCTACGACGATTGGACTTTACTTCGGTTTTTACAAAAAGCAAAGAACCACAGAAGAGTACCTACTAGGAGGACGGAAAATGAACCTACTTCCGGTCGCCTTGTCGCTCGTCGTCACCTTCCAGTCAGCTATATCCGTGCTTGGAGTTCCGATGGAACACTATATTTATGA CACGATGACAAACTACATGTTTGTGGCAATAATGATTGCGAACGCCATCCAGGCCCTCGTCTTGGTGCCGCTTCTTTACCCGCTACGGCTCACCAGCACTTACGAG TATTTTGGTCGACGTTTCAAGTCGAGAGCTGGTCAGTTGCTTGGAACCATCATGGGGATGCTCCAAACG TTACTCTATATGGCCATTGTCCTGCTTGCACCAGCATTAGCCCTCGAAGCAG TCGCAGGCATTCCGCTATGGCTGTCGATAGTTGTTGTGGGTATCATTGGGACGTTTTACACTTCCATA GGTGGTATAAGGACAGTGATATGGACAGATGTCTTCCAGTTCATTATATTGTATGCCGGACTAGTCGTTATTCTCATATTG GGAATAAACAAGGTTGGTGGCGTGAACCGTTTGGGAGAGATCGCTGTCGCAGGAGACCGAGTAAATTTTAGCAC AACCGACCCGGACCCCCGAGTTCGGCACACGGTCTGGGGTCTCCTGATTGGCGGAATGTTCAACTGGTTACCGAACTGCTGCAACCAGTCAGCCGTACAGAGAATCTGCTCCATGAGATCCGTCAGGGATGCTAAAAT GTCGTGCCTGTTGAACATCCCTCTTATTGTGATTTACGGAGTTGTGCTATCCCTGGTGGGTCTCTTGCTGTATGCCTACTTCACACTTGAGCAATGCGACCCCTACCTATCAGGGGCTATATCAAACAATAACCAG CTGGTCCCATATTTCGTGATGCGAGTGTTTCACAACGTTCCCGGCTTAGCGGGAATATTCATAGCAGCCTTGTTCAGTGGAGCGCTCAG CTCGCTGTCTTCAGGCATCAATTCCATGTCAGCGAATACGCTACAAGATCTTCTGGTGGATGTTTTAAAGGATGCTCAACAGTACAAGAAGACAATGATTGCAAAACTCGTTG TATTGGTGTATGGTGCACTTGCTGTTGGACTGGCGTACCTCGCTCGGTCAATGGCTGGACCTGTCACGCAG ATAGCTGTGACTGCGATGGGCGCGGCCGGTGGACCAATGGTCGGTATCCTTTTTCTTGGAGCAACGTTTCCACAAGCAAATTGGATA GGAGCGTTTGCGGGAGGAATCATAGGTATTGTTGTGAACATGTGGGTCGCTATTGGCTCCGTCCTCTATGGAAACAAGGCGCCGAAATCTCTTCCTGTTTCAATAGAAGGTTGCATAGCACAAAACCTGACATCATTTGCGACGTTCAACCTGACCAATACAGAGTCCACTGTTACAAACTTTACGAC GACTGAAAGTGTTCAACAAAGCATGCACTTAGCTATTTATGATCtctcatacatgtattttggaTTACTTGGATTCCTCGTCACTTTTATTTTTGGCCTTTTCATCAGCTTGTGCTCAG GTATGGATCGAGAAGACCCAACGGAGGAGGAATATATATTTCCATGCCTCCGAGGGTTCTGGAGAGTCGGCTACATTGCATCCTCAAAACCACCAACGTTCACTGTCATCAAAACG AAAACAGAAAAAGTGGACCATCAAGAAACAATAGCTCCCATTAAAGGCCTGGAAATGACTCGATGGTACAATAATAGAAATACTGCAATTACCGAGTGA
- the LOC128209310 gene encoding sodium-dependent multivitamin transporter-like isoform X3 produces the protein MSSTDDQTFHVVDYIIMVLFLVISTTIGLYFGFYKKQRTTEEYLLGGRKMNLLPVALSLVVTFQSAISVLGVPMEHYIYDTMTNYMFVAIMIANAIQALVLVPLLYPLRLTSTYEYFGRRFKSRAGQLLGTIMGMLQTLLYMAIVLLAPALALEAVAGIPLWLSIVVVGIIGTFYTSIGGIRTVIWTDVFQFIILYAGLVVILILGINKVGGVNRLGEIAVAGDRVNFSTTDPDPRVRHTVWGLLIGGMFNWLPNCCNQSAVQRICSMRSVRDAKMSCLLNIPLIVIYGVVLSLVGLLLYAYFTLEQCDPYLSGAISNNNQLVPYFVMRVFHNVPGLAGIFIAALFSGALSSLSSGINSMSANTLQDLLVDVLKDAQQYKKTMIAKLVVLVYGALAVGLAYLARSMAGPVTQIAVTAMGAAGGPMVGILFLGATFPQANWID, from the exons ATGAGCTCTACGGACGATCAAACTTTTCACGTTGTGGATTACATAATTATGGTTCTATTCTTAGTAATATCTACGACGATTGGACTTTACTTCGGTTTTTACAAAAAGCAAAGAACCACAGAAGAGTACCTACTAGGAGGACGGAAAATGAACCTACTTCCGGTCGCCTTGTCGCTCGTCGTCACCTTCCAGTCAGCTATATCCGTGCTTGGAGTTCCGATGGAACACTATATTTATGA CACGATGACAAACTACATGTTTGTGGCAATAATGATTGCGAACGCCATCCAGGCCCTCGTCTTGGTGCCGCTTCTTTACCCGCTACGGCTCACCAGCACTTACGAG TATTTTGGTCGACGTTTCAAGTCGAGAGCTGGTCAGTTGCTTGGAACCATCATGGGGATGCTCCAAACG TTACTCTATATGGCCATTGTCCTGCTTGCACCAGCATTAGCCCTCGAAGCAG TCGCAGGCATTCCGCTATGGCTGTCGATAGTTGTTGTGGGTATCATTGGGACGTTTTACACTTCCATA GGTGGTATAAGGACAGTGATATGGACAGATGTCTTCCAGTTCATTATATTGTATGCCGGACTAGTCGTTATTCTCATATTG GGAATAAACAAGGTTGGTGGCGTGAACCGTTTGGGAGAGATCGCTGTCGCAGGAGACCGAGTAAATTTTAGCAC AACCGACCCGGACCCCCGAGTTCGGCACACGGTCTGGGGTCTCCTGATTGGCGGAATGTTCAACTGGTTACCGAACTGCTGCAACCAGTCAGCCGTACAGAGAATCTGCTCCATGAGATCCGTCAGGGATGCTAAAAT GTCGTGCCTGTTGAACATCCCTCTTATTGTGATTTACGGAGTTGTGCTATCCCTGGTGGGTCTCTTGCTGTATGCCTACTTCACACTTGAGCAATGCGACCCCTACCTATCAGGGGCTATATCAAACAATAACCAG CTGGTCCCATATTTCGTGATGCGAGTGTTTCACAACGTTCCCGGCTTAGCGGGAATATTCATAGCAGCCTTGTTCAGTGGAGCGCTCAG CTCGCTGTCTTCAGGCATCAATTCCATGTCAGCGAATACGCTACAAGATCTTCTGGTGGATGTTTTAAAGGATGCTCAACAGTACAAGAAGACAATGATTGCAAAACTCGTTG TATTGGTGTATGGTGCACTTGCTGTTGGACTGGCGTACCTCGCTCGGTCAATGGCTGGACCTGTCACGCAG ATAGCTGTGACTGCGATGGGCGCGGCCGGTGGACCAATGGTCGGTATCCTTTTTCTTGGAGCAACGTTTCCACAAGCAAATTGGATA GACTGA